The following coding sequences are from one Panicum hallii strain FIL2 chromosome 5, PHallii_v3.1, whole genome shotgun sequence window:
- the LOC112893432 gene encoding uncharacterized protein LOC112893432, giving the protein MSTRLGGPTCCCFGFTQLHTAAVRLRVPPARAADTSASQSPARLRAVLEQVDEALSKGNDEAALSLVRGSQGEDGGLRCFGAARQVPQRLYKLDELKLNGIDTSAFLSPVDLTLGSIERNLQIAAVLGGFSISAALELSQLQILFLVLGLLSLWSVDFVCFSGGVTNLVLDTIGHYLSQKYHNRVIQHEAGHFLVAYLLGVLPKGYTITSLDTLSKQGSLNVQAGTAFVDYEFLEEINTGKLYSTMLNKFLCIALAGVATEYLLYGVAEGGLADINKLDGLLKSLGFTQKKADSQVRWAVLNTVLMLRRHERARSQLAEAMSSGKSVGTCIEVIEGSINTDDI; this is encoded by the exons ATGAGCACGAGGCTAGGAGGACCGACCTGCTGCTGCTTCGGCTTCACCCAGctgcacaccgccgccgtcagGCTCCGGGTGCCTCCTGCTCGCGCCGCGGACACCTCCGCTTCCCAGTCCCCGGCGCGGCTGAGGGCGGTGCTGGAGCAGGTGGACGAGGCGCTTAGCAAGGGGAACGATGAGGCAGCGCTCTCCCTCGTGCGCGGCTCGCAGGGGGAGGACGGCGGGCTCCGGTGCTTTGGCGCCGCGAGGCAG GTACCTCAAAGACTTTATAAATTGGATGAGCTTAAACTAAATGGGATTGATACTTCTGCGTTCCTATCGCCCGTGGATCTGACATTGGGATCAATTGAGAGAAACCTCCAAATTGCTGCAGTTCTCGGAGGGTTTTCGATATCAGCTGCATTAGAGCTTTCTCAACTCCAAATCCTATTCCTCGTACTAGGTCTACTATCTTTGTGGTCTGTGGACTTT GTATGTTTCAGTGGAGGGGTGACAAACTTGGTTCTTGACACAATTGGTCACTATCTTAGCCAGAAGTATCACAACAGAGTTATACAG CATGAAGCTGGTCACTTCCTGGTAGCATATTTGCTAGGGGTGCTCCCAAAAGGATACACAATTACAAGCTTGGATACACTTAGCAAACAAGGATCGCTCAACGTTCAAGCTGGAACGGCTTTTGTGGATTACGAGTTCCTTGAAGAG ATTAATACAGGCAAGCTATATTCCACG ATGTTGAACAAGTTCTTGTGCATAGCACTAGCTGGTGTTGCAACAGAGTATCTTCTTTATGGAGTTGCCGAAGGAGGATTAGCTGACATCAACAAG CTTGATGGATTGCTCAAGAGTTTGGGTTTCACCCAGAAGAAAGCTGATTCACAGGTGAGATGGGCTGTGCTGAATACTGTTCTCATGCTGCGTCGCCATGAAAGAGCTAGATCGCAGCTTGCAGAAGCAATGTCTTCTGGGAAATCTGTAGGCACTTGCATCGAAGTCATAGAAGGGAGTATAAACACTGATGATATTTGA